From Portunus trituberculatus isolate SZX2019 chromosome 50, ASM1759143v1, whole genome shotgun sequence, the proteins below share one genomic window:
- the LOC123499785 gene encoding proteasomal ubiquitin receptor ADRM1-like isoform X1 produces the protein MTVLLAVVAVVVVVIEAQKVFGHGQLGHHRFPLFTQTCTSHHLTMSGALFGGNLRSNSKNLVEFKAGKMYMKNQMVHPDKRKGQLYLYQADDSLMHFCWKERATGIVEEDLIVFPEDCEYKRVSQCTTGRVYVLIFKVSNRKLFFWMQEPKTDKDDEYARKINELMNNPPAPGSQRSAGSTPNPALGSEITNLRDSDIQNLFGNISQQQLMQILGSGMSSLATLLGPGRSGSGGGRSGSGSSSSTSATTTASTTPAATTTPTPAPTPAQESGQGSTTTTSRESSSTTPTAGNVVPIQLSDLQNILSGISVPPDVSGSPRVPVDLSSAMTAEALQPILTNEEFVNQLRPYLPATAEELPPTEQLRGTVTSPQFQQAVSLFSSALQSGQLGPLINQFGLGEDAVHAASSCDMEAFIKALGKKKESEGASKKDEEKKSPEKKEDKDKDDDDYMAVD, from the exons ATGACCGTActgttggcggtggtggcggtggtggtggtagtcatcGAGGCTCAGAAAGTGTTTGGTCACGGTCAGCTTGGGCATCACCGCTTTCCTCTATTTACTCAAACCTGCACctcacaccacctcaccatGTCGGGGGCGCTCTTCGGAGGCAATCTCAGGTCCAATAGCAAGAACCTGGTGGAGTTTAAG GCAGGgaaaatgtatatgaaaaacCAGATGGTCCACccagacaagagaaagggacAGTTGTACCTGTACCAGGCAGATGACTCCCTCATGCACTTCTGCTGGAAAGAACGTGCCACTGGCATTGTGGAGGaa GATCTGATTGTGTTCCCTGAGGACTGTGAGTACAAGAGAGTGTCTCAGTGCACTACTGGCAGAGTGTATGTGCTCATCTTCAAGGTGTCCAACAGGAAATTGTTCTTCTGGATGCAG GAACCAAAGACTGACAAGGATGATGAGTATGCACGCAAGATCAATGAGTTGATGAACAACCCTCCAGCCCCGGGATCCCAGCGCTCAGCAGGCTCCACGCCAAACCCCGCCCTGGGCTCAGAAATCACAAACCTGCGGGACAGTGACATCCAGAATCTGTTTGGCAATATTTCTCAACAGCAACTGATGCAGATCCTTGGGAGTGGGATGTCCAGCCTGGCAACACTGCTGGGGCCAGG TAGATCGGGCAGTGGAGGGGGccgaagtggtagtggtagcagcagttccacatcagccaccaccacagcttcAACCACTccagcagccaccaccacccctaccccaGCTCCTACACCTGCTCAGG AATCTGGGCagggcagcaccaccaccaccagcagggagAGTAGCAGCACCACCCCTACTGCTGGAAATGTCGTGCCTATCCAGCTGTCAGACCTCCAGAACATCCTGTCAGGCATATCAGTGCCCCCAGATGTATCTGGCTCTCCCAGGGTGCCAG TGGATTTGAGTTCAGCAATGACTGCAGAAGCTCTCCAGCCCATACTGACCAATGAGGAATTTGTAAACCAGCTGCGGCCGTACCTCCCTGCCACTGCTGAGGAGCTGCCTCCCACCGAACAGTTGAGGGGCACTGTCACCTCTCCTCAATTCCAGCAG GCGGTGAGTTTGTTCAGTAGTGCTCTTCAGTCAGGCCAGCTGGGTCCCCTGATAAACCAGTTTGGTTTAGGGGAGGATGCAGTGCATGCTGCATCATCCTGTGACATGGAGGCATTCATCAAG
- the LOC123499785 gene encoding proteasomal ubiquitin receptor ADRM1-like isoform X2: MTVLLAVVAVVVVVIEAQKVFGHGQLGHHRFPLFTQTCTSHHLTMSGALFGGNLRSNSKNLVEFKAGKMYMKNQMVHPDKRKGQLYLYQADDSLMHFCWKERATGIVEEDLIVFPEDCEYKRVSQCTTGRVYVLIFKVSNRKLFFWMQEPKTDKDDEYARKINELMNNPPAPGSQRSAGSTPNPALGSEITNLRDSDIQNLFGNISQQQLMQILGSGMSSLATLLGPGSGSGGGRSGSGSSSSTSATTTASTTPAATTTPTPAPTPAQESGQGSTTTTSRESSSTTPTAGNVVPIQLSDLQNILSGISVPPDVSGSPRVPVDLSSAMTAEALQPILTNEEFVNQLRPYLPATAEELPPTEQLRGTVTSPQFQQAVSLFSSALQSGQLGPLINQFGLGEDAVHAASSCDMEAFIKALGKKKESEGASKKDEEKKSPEKKEDKDKDDDDYMAVD; encoded by the exons ATGACCGTActgttggcggtggtggcggtggtggtggtagtcatcGAGGCTCAGAAAGTGTTTGGTCACGGTCAGCTTGGGCATCACCGCTTTCCTCTATTTACTCAAACCTGCACctcacaccacctcaccatGTCGGGGGCGCTCTTCGGAGGCAATCTCAGGTCCAATAGCAAGAACCTGGTGGAGTTTAAG GCAGGgaaaatgtatatgaaaaacCAGATGGTCCACccagacaagagaaagggacAGTTGTACCTGTACCAGGCAGATGACTCCCTCATGCACTTCTGCTGGAAAGAACGTGCCACTGGCATTGTGGAGGaa GATCTGATTGTGTTCCCTGAGGACTGTGAGTACAAGAGAGTGTCTCAGTGCACTACTGGCAGAGTGTATGTGCTCATCTTCAAGGTGTCCAACAGGAAATTGTTCTTCTGGATGCAG GAACCAAAGACTGACAAGGATGATGAGTATGCACGCAAGATCAATGAGTTGATGAACAACCCTCCAGCCCCGGGATCCCAGCGCTCAGCAGGCTCCACGCCAAACCCCGCCCTGGGCTCAGAAATCACAAACCTGCGGGACAGTGACATCCAGAATCTGTTTGGCAATATTTCTCAACAGCAACTGATGCAGATCCTTGGGAGTGGGATGTCCAGCCTGGCAACACTGCTGGGGCCAGG ATCGGGCAGTGGAGGGGGccgaagtggtagtggtagcagcagttccacatcagccaccaccacagcttcAACCACTccagcagccaccaccacccctaccccaGCTCCTACACCTGCTCAGG AATCTGGGCagggcagcaccaccaccaccagcagggagAGTAGCAGCACCACCCCTACTGCTGGAAATGTCGTGCCTATCCAGCTGTCAGACCTCCAGAACATCCTGTCAGGCATATCAGTGCCCCCAGATGTATCTGGCTCTCCCAGGGTGCCAG TGGATTTGAGTTCAGCAATGACTGCAGAAGCTCTCCAGCCCATACTGACCAATGAGGAATTTGTAAACCAGCTGCGGCCGTACCTCCCTGCCACTGCTGAGGAGCTGCCTCCCACCGAACAGTTGAGGGGCACTGTCACCTCTCCTCAATTCCAGCAG GCGGTGAGTTTGTTCAGTAGTGCTCTTCAGTCAGGCCAGCTGGGTCCCCTGATAAACCAGTTTGGTTTAGGGGAGGATGCAGTGCATGCTGCATCATCCTGTGACATGGAGGCATTCATCAAG
- the LOC123499785 gene encoding proteasomal ubiquitin receptor ADRM1-like isoform X3: protein MTVLLAVVAVVVVVIEAQKVFGHGQLGHHRFPLFTQTCTSHHLTMSGALFGGNLRSNSKNLVEFKAGKMYMKNQMVHPDKRKGQLYLYQADDSLMHFCWKERATGIVEEDLIVFPEDCEYKRVSQCTTGRVYVLIFKVSNRKLFFWMQEPKTDKDDEYARKINELMNNPPAPGSQRSAGSTPNPALGSEITNLRDSDIQNLFGNISQQQLMQILGSGMSSLATLLGPGRSGSGGGRSGSGSSSSTSATTTASTTPAATTTPTPAPTPAQESGQGSTTTTSRESSSTTPTAGNVVPIQLSDLQNILSGISVPPDVSGSPRVPVDLSSAMTAEALQPILTNEEFVNQLRPYLPATAEELPPTEQLRGTVTSPQFQQAALGKKKESEGASKKDEEKKSPEKKEDKDKDDDDYMAVD, encoded by the exons ATGACCGTActgttggcggtggtggcggtggtggtggtagtcatcGAGGCTCAGAAAGTGTTTGGTCACGGTCAGCTTGGGCATCACCGCTTTCCTCTATTTACTCAAACCTGCACctcacaccacctcaccatGTCGGGGGCGCTCTTCGGAGGCAATCTCAGGTCCAATAGCAAGAACCTGGTGGAGTTTAAG GCAGGgaaaatgtatatgaaaaacCAGATGGTCCACccagacaagagaaagggacAGTTGTACCTGTACCAGGCAGATGACTCCCTCATGCACTTCTGCTGGAAAGAACGTGCCACTGGCATTGTGGAGGaa GATCTGATTGTGTTCCCTGAGGACTGTGAGTACAAGAGAGTGTCTCAGTGCACTACTGGCAGAGTGTATGTGCTCATCTTCAAGGTGTCCAACAGGAAATTGTTCTTCTGGATGCAG GAACCAAAGACTGACAAGGATGATGAGTATGCACGCAAGATCAATGAGTTGATGAACAACCCTCCAGCCCCGGGATCCCAGCGCTCAGCAGGCTCCACGCCAAACCCCGCCCTGGGCTCAGAAATCACAAACCTGCGGGACAGTGACATCCAGAATCTGTTTGGCAATATTTCTCAACAGCAACTGATGCAGATCCTTGGGAGTGGGATGTCCAGCCTGGCAACACTGCTGGGGCCAGG TAGATCGGGCAGTGGAGGGGGccgaagtggtagtggtagcagcagttccacatcagccaccaccacagcttcAACCACTccagcagccaccaccacccctaccccaGCTCCTACACCTGCTCAGG AATCTGGGCagggcagcaccaccaccaccagcagggagAGTAGCAGCACCACCCCTACTGCTGGAAATGTCGTGCCTATCCAGCTGTCAGACCTCCAGAACATCCTGTCAGGCATATCAGTGCCCCCAGATGTATCTGGCTCTCCCAGGGTGCCAG TGGATTTGAGTTCAGCAATGACTGCAGAAGCTCTCCAGCCCATACTGACCAATGAGGAATTTGTAAACCAGCTGCGGCCGTACCTCCCTGCCACTGCTGAGGAGCTGCCTCCCACCGAACAGTTGAGGGGCACTGTCACCTCTCCTCAATTCCAGCAG GCG
- the LOC123499673 gene encoding caspase-1-like isoform X2 has translation MENVKGNEGEAVEGQVQQASQNTRSNGEENHLDSGGTTNGATEEVDAGGQGTTSGEPGLVSNLARMSTAAESFRYATSHKKRGHCVIFNHRYFDRVTGLGERNGTDRDRDQVKMLFSQLEFDVKVYDNLTVKEIQEILQDLAFGTDHSECDMLIVIFMSHGEQDVLWGRDTHFKPDILFDNFQADQCKSLAGKPKLFFIQACRGEGLDSGVNLVRTRHIDEIDSGRLAYKIPTTADFLICWSTVPGHYSWRNTTNGSWFMQSLVHVLSKEVAHEDLLSIMTNVNRHMILNFESNTPCHVRGAKSDCGRRLSILAAHNTLTPPPTPNPALCDRLDDLQCLRNYEARVTRLPQGLPLPIVRSRLDHTPTPSRLLQVTYSR, from the exons ATGGAGAATgtcaaaggaaatgaaggagaggcagTGGAGGGACAAGTGCAGCAGGCTTCACAGAATACAAGAAGCAATGGTGAAGAGAACCATTTGGACTCTGGTGGCACCACAAATGGGGCCACTGAGGAAGTGGATGCTGGGGGACAAGGAACAAC ATCTGGAGAACCAGGGCTGGTCTCTAATTTGGCAAGAATGTCAACAGCTGCTGAATCTTTCCGGTATGCAACGTCTCACAAGAAGCGTGGTCACTGTGTTATCTTTAATCATCGCTACTTTGACCGTGTAACAGGTCTTGGG GAGCGCAATGGAACAGACCGAGACAGAGACCAGGTGAAGATGTTGTTTTCTCAACTGGAATTTGATGTGAAGGTGTATGACAACTTGACTGTTAAGGAAATTCAGGAAATTCTTCAAGATT tGGCATTTGGCACAGATCACAGTGAGTGTGATATGCTGATTGTGATCTTTATGTCTCATGGAGAGCAAGATGTGCTTTGGGGCAGAGATACACACTTCAAACCTGATATATTGTTTGATAACTTCCAAGCAGATCAATGCAAGTCTCTTGCTGGAAAACCAAAATTATTTTTCATACAG GCATGTCGAGGGGAGGGCCTTGACTCTGGTGTTAATCTGGTTCGCACCCGTCATATTGATGAAATAGACTCAGGACGATTAGCTTACAAGATTCCCACAACTGCTGACTTCTTGATCTGTTGGTCCACAGTGCCAG GTCATTATTCTTGGCGTAATACCACCAATGGTTCTTGGTTCATGCAGTCCCTAGTGCATGTGTTGAGTAAGGAGGTAGCACATGAGGACCTTCTCTCCATAATGACCAATGTCAACAGACACATGATCCTGAACTTTGAATCCAATACCCCTT GTCATGTGAGGGGTGCCAAGTCAGACTGCGGGCGTCGCCTCAGCATATTGGCCGCCCACAACACCCTCACCCCACCTCCCACGCCCAACCCGGCTCTTTGTGACCGCTTGGACGACCTTCAGTGTCTG AGAAACTACGAAGCCCGCGTCACACGCCTGCCTCAGGGTCTGCCTCTGCCCATCGTCAGGAGCCGCCTGGACCACACTCCCACCCCCTCACGCCTCCTCCAGGTCACTTACAGCCGCTGA
- the LOC123499673 gene encoding caspase-1-like isoform X1 → MENVKGNEGEAVEGQVQQASQNTRSNGEENHLDSGGTTNGATEEVDAGGQGTTSGEPGLVSNLARMSTAAESFRYATSHKKRGHCVIFNHRYFDRVTGLGERNGTDRDRDQVKMLFSQLEFDVKVYDNLTVKEIQEILQDLAFGTDHSECDMLIVIFMSHGEQDVLWGRDTHFKPDILFDNFQADQCKSLAGKPKLFFIQACRGEGLDSGVNLVRTRHIDEIDSGRLAYKIPTTADFLICWSTVPGHYSWRNTTNGSWFMQSLVHVLSKEVAHEDLLSIMTNVNRHMILNFESNTPSQQHMHGKKQSASIVSTLMRKVFLSPKY, encoded by the exons ATGGAGAATgtcaaaggaaatgaaggagaggcagTGGAGGGACAAGTGCAGCAGGCTTCACAGAATACAAGAAGCAATGGTGAAGAGAACCATTTGGACTCTGGTGGCACCACAAATGGGGCCACTGAGGAAGTGGATGCTGGGGGACAAGGAACAAC ATCTGGAGAACCAGGGCTGGTCTCTAATTTGGCAAGAATGTCAACAGCTGCTGAATCTTTCCGGTATGCAACGTCTCACAAGAAGCGTGGTCACTGTGTTATCTTTAATCATCGCTACTTTGACCGTGTAACAGGTCTTGGG GAGCGCAATGGAACAGACCGAGACAGAGACCAGGTGAAGATGTTGTTTTCTCAACTGGAATTTGATGTGAAGGTGTATGACAACTTGACTGTTAAGGAAATTCAGGAAATTCTTCAAGATT tGGCATTTGGCACAGATCACAGTGAGTGTGATATGCTGATTGTGATCTTTATGTCTCATGGAGAGCAAGATGTGCTTTGGGGCAGAGATACACACTTCAAACCTGATATATTGTTTGATAACTTCCAAGCAGATCAATGCAAGTCTCTTGCTGGAAAACCAAAATTATTTTTCATACAG GCATGTCGAGGGGAGGGCCTTGACTCTGGTGTTAATCTGGTTCGCACCCGTCATATTGATGAAATAGACTCAGGACGATTAGCTTACAAGATTCCCACAACTGCTGACTTCTTGATCTGTTGGTCCACAGTGCCAG GTCATTATTCTTGGCGTAATACCACCAATGGTTCTTGGTTCATGCAGTCCCTAGTGCATGTGTTGAGTAAGGAGGTAGCACATGAGGACCTTCTCTCCATAATGACCAATGTCAACAGACACATGATCCTGAACTTTGAATCCAATACCCCTT CCCAGCAACACATGCATGGAAAGAAGCAGTCAGCAAGCATCGTGTCCACTTTGATGCGGAAGGTTTTCCTGTCCCCAAAGTATTGA